Proteins encoded within one genomic window of Candidatus Pseudothioglobus singularis PS1:
- a CDS encoding GcvT family protein translates to MKDQARVVVIGGGVVGCSILFHLAKMGWKDVVLLERNELTSGSSWHAAGQIHTISSDPNISRLQDYTINLYKEIEETSGHSVGMHSTGGYYLASNQSWHDYLKRERSKARSMGLDQEFVSLDEVVEKHPLINPENYVAALWDPLDGDIDPSGVTYAYAKSARVHGAEFYTHTPVIETNQRPDGSWDVVTEKGNIHAEHIVNAGGLWARELGRMSGIHLPVVPMEHHYLITEEIDKITSLPEGQRLPACIDYEANIYFRQERSGLLLGTYEPQSTPWSLDGTPQTFGHDLLEPDLDRIADRLALAFERIPSLQNAGIKDTINGPFVFSPDGNPMIGPVPGMKNYWTAVGVMAGFCQAGGVGKTLAEWMIEGEPSIDVWAMDIARFGDFATPEWGVIKSSENYERRFVMTFPNETLPKGRRQKTTSIYDRLTQKGAVWQDSFGLENVLWFANSPEDAYEEPTFHRSRSHEYVAKEVEAVRASVGASEVANFANHKFTGKGAKAFLKKVLAGRIPRPGRVNLTPMLLESGKLNGDLTVSCIDDETYYLFGSSVAQNMHLRWFEMHLEGLQDVVYQNMTDDFHGIAISGPNSRELLSRLTREDVSSEAFKFRDIKDTFIGGVPALCVRISFTGELGYEIYVAPQYQLKLFEAIEEAGADLNLKWFGGRALMSMRLEKSWGAWTMDFRPDFTIMESGLDFFVDWDKDFIGKKAALIEKKNGPSKKLSVIHIDTETDVSGDEAVMHNGECVSYITSGGYGHSVKKSLAMTYLPVELIDSNAKLEVEILGEFKEASIVMEPLYDPSGSKMR, encoded by the coding sequence ATGAAAGATCAGGCAAGAGTGGTTGTAATTGGAGGCGGCGTTGTTGGTTGCTCAATCCTTTTTCACCTTGCAAAAATGGGATGGAAGGATGTTGTCTTACTTGAAAGAAATGAGTTAACTTCTGGCTCTAGTTGGCATGCAGCAGGACAAATTCATACGATTAGTTCTGATCCAAATATTTCCAGACTTCAAGATTACACAATTAACCTTTATAAAGAGATTGAGGAGACCTCAGGACACTCTGTAGGAATGCATAGCACTGGAGGATATTATTTGGCCTCTAACCAGAGCTGGCATGACTATCTTAAAAGGGAAAGATCCAAGGCAAGGTCAATGGGTCTTGATCAAGAGTTTGTTTCTTTAGATGAGGTTGTTGAAAAGCATCCTCTTATTAATCCTGAAAATTATGTTGCAGCTTTATGGGACCCACTTGATGGTGATATAGATCCGTCAGGTGTGACTTATGCTTATGCAAAATCAGCACGAGTTCATGGAGCTGAGTTTTATACGCATACACCTGTTATTGAAACGAATCAAAGACCTGATGGCTCTTGGGATGTGGTGACTGAGAAAGGAAATATTCATGCTGAACATATTGTCAATGCTGGAGGGCTATGGGCCCGAGAATTGGGACGCATGTCTGGTATCCATTTACCAGTTGTACCCATGGAGCACCATTACTTAATTACCGAAGAGATCGATAAGATTACTTCACTTCCAGAGGGTCAGAGATTGCCTGCATGTATTGATTATGAAGCAAATATCTATTTCAGACAAGAGCGCTCAGGCCTTCTACTAGGAACCTATGAGCCTCAGTCAACGCCCTGGTCTTTAGATGGGACTCCGCAAACGTTTGGACATGATTTGCTCGAGCCAGATTTAGACCGAATCGCCGATCGATTGGCTTTGGCTTTTGAGCGTATCCCATCACTTCAGAATGCTGGCATCAAGGACACAATAAATGGACCATTCGTTTTTTCTCCAGATGGCAATCCCATGATTGGTCCAGTCCCTGGAATGAAGAATTACTGGACAGCAGTTGGCGTCATGGCTGGATTTTGTCAGGCTGGTGGGGTAGGAAAGACCCTAGCAGAATGGATGATTGAAGGAGAGCCATCGATTGATGTTTGGGCGATGGATATTGCACGTTTTGGAGATTTTGCGACTCCTGAATGGGGGGTTATTAAGTCATCTGAAAATTATGAACGACGTTTTGTGATGACCTTTCCTAACGAAACGCTGCCTAAAGGAAGGCGTCAGAAAACAACATCAATCTATGACCGTCTAACCCAGAAAGGTGCAGTATGGCAAGATTCTTTTGGTCTTGAAAACGTGCTCTGGTTTGCCAACTCCCCGGAGGATGCTTACGAAGAGCCAACATTTCACAGGTCAAGATCTCATGAGTACGTAGCTAAGGAAGTCGAAGCTGTGAGGGCGTCTGTTGGTGCAAGTGAAGTCGCTAATTTTGCTAATCACAAGTTCACTGGCAAGGGCGCTAAAGCATTTTTAAAAAAGGTGCTTGCAGGCCGGATTCCAAGGCCTGGAAGAGTGAATCTGACACCTATGCTTTTGGAGAGCGGTAAGCTCAATGGAGACCTGACTGTGTCCTGCATTGACGATGAAACTTACTACTTGTTTGGCTCCAGTGTTGCACAAAATATGCACCTTCGCTGGTTTGAGATGCATCTTGAGGGTCTTCAAGACGTTGTCTATCAGAACATGACAGATGATTTTCATGGTATTGCGATATCGGGTCCAAACTCTCGAGAATTGTTATCAAGGCTTACTCGGGAAGATGTCAGTTCAGAGGCATTTAAATTCAGAGATATAAAAGATACGTTCATAGGTGGTGTGCCAGCCCTCTGCGTTAGGATTTCATTTACTGGAGAGCTTGGCTATGAGATTTATGTGGCTCCTCAGTACCAACTGAAACTCTTTGAGGCTATAGAAGAGGCAGGGGCAGATCTTAATCTCAAGTGGTTTGGAGGCAGAGCCTTGATGTCTATGAGGCTTGAGAAAAGTTGGGGAGCATGGACCATGGACTTCAGGCCAGACTTTACAATAATGGAGTCAGGTCTTGATTTCTTCGTGGACTGGGACAAGGACTTTATAGGAAAAAAAGCAGCATTAATTGAGAAAAAGAATGGACCAAGCAAAAAGCTTTCAGTAATACATATCGATACTGAAACTGATGTCAGTGGTGACGAGGCAGTGATGCATAATGGGGAGTGTGTTTCCTATATTACTTCAGGGGGCTATGGACATTCGGTTAAAAAATCACTTGCGATGACCTATCTTCCAGTTGAATTAATTGACTCCAATGCAAAACTTGAAGTAGAGATATTGGGAGAGTTCAAAGAGGCATCCATTGTCATGGAGCCCCTTTATGATCCGTCTGGATCTAAAATGAGATGA
- a CDS encoding trimethylamine methyltransferase family protein yields the protein MRRGRSKSVREVTNFQQAPYGQKKNPFQPMSIFSEDEIEAIHQASLKVLCDTGMDIQSPRAVEILKREGAMIGSDGRRVRFDPDFVMEKISTTPSEFTLHGRHKGRHVHVGGQSVINTLVSSAPNVSDLDRGRILGNFEDYSNLIKLGEILNTVHALGGYPVEPCDLDVSERHLHAVSAAARLSTKPLFGYAIGSERMLDAIEIVRIGRGIDRETLLKEPSITTVVNANSPLVYDKALLEGAIEMAEHNQPVIYTPFTLAGAMAPITVAGALVQQNAESLAGLAFHQCVNPGAPAIYGSFTSNVDMKSGSPAFGTPEYTKATIASGQLARKYKIPLRASNANASNAPDEQSVYESQMSLWACMLGQVNFILHGHGWIEGGLCASYEKVILDAEMNQMMEAFLMPSLVNNDTLGVEAIAEVGPASHFFAAQQTLDRYETEHYNPMLSDWRNFESWRDAGSETASQRANKIWKQLLDDYKEPKLAPEVEEELSGFVDRRVSEGGAAPL from the coding sequence ATGAGAAGAGGTCGAAGTAAAAGCGTTAGAGAGGTTACTAACTTTCAGCAGGCTCCCTATGGCCAAAAAAAGAACCCCTTTCAGCCGATGTCTATTTTTTCTGAGGATGAGATAGAAGCAATCCATCAGGCATCATTAAAGGTATTGTGTGATACTGGAATGGATATCCAGTCACCGCGCGCTGTCGAAATTCTCAAGAGAGAAGGCGCAATGATTGGTAGTGATGGCCGGCGCGTTAGGTTTGATCCTGACTTTGTGATGGAAAAAATTTCTACAACCCCTAGCGAATTTACTCTTCATGGAAGACACAAAGGCAGACACGTTCATGTTGGTGGCCAATCAGTCATCAATACTCTAGTATCGAGTGCTCCCAATGTCTCCGATCTGGATAGAGGCCGGATCTTAGGTAACTTTGAAGATTATTCAAACTTAATTAAGCTCGGAGAGATATTGAATACGGTTCATGCATTAGGAGGATACCCCGTTGAGCCTTGTGATTTAGATGTTAGTGAGCGTCATTTGCATGCAGTATCAGCAGCAGCTCGTTTATCTACAAAGCCATTATTTGGATACGCTATCGGCAGCGAGAGAATGTTAGATGCCATCGAAATTGTTAGAATTGGAAGAGGTATTGACAGAGAAACGCTTTTAAAAGAGCCATCAATTACGACAGTCGTCAATGCGAATTCTCCATTGGTTTACGACAAGGCACTCTTGGAGGGAGCCATTGAAATGGCCGAACATAATCAGCCTGTTATCTATACCCCCTTCACTTTAGCAGGGGCTATGGCCCCAATTACTGTTGCAGGAGCACTCGTTCAGCAAAATGCAGAGTCACTTGCTGGCCTTGCTTTTCATCAATGTGTCAACCCAGGAGCTCCAGCGATCTATGGCAGCTTCACATCAAACGTGGATATGAAGTCCGGCTCCCCCGCATTTGGCACACCTGAATATACTAAGGCGACAATAGCAAGTGGCCAACTCGCCAGAAAATATAAAATCCCTCTTCGCGCCTCAAATGCAAACGCCTCCAATGCGCCCGATGAGCAATCCGTTTATGAATCTCAGATGTCTTTGTGGGCATGCATGCTTGGACAAGTTAATTTTATTTTGCATGGGCACGGATGGATAGAGGGTGGGCTCTGTGCGTCATATGAGAAGGTCATCTTAGATGCAGAGATGAATCAAATGATGGAGGCATTTCTTATGCCATCGCTGGTTAATAATGACACTCTTGGGGTTGAGGCTATTGCGGAAGTTGGCCCTGCCTCTCATTTTTTTGCAGCCCAGCAAACCCTAGATCGTTATGAAACTGAGCACTATAATCCAATGCTATCAGACTGGCGTAACTTTGAATCATGGAGAGATGCAGGATCCGAAACGGCTTCCCAAAGGGCTAATAAAATATGGAAGCAGCTTCTAGACGATTATAAAGAGCCTAAGCTTGCTCCTGAGGTCGAGGAGGAGCTTTCAGGATTTGTAGATAGAAGAGTTTCTGAAGGCGGGGCAGCGCCACTGTAA
- a CDS encoding aldose epimerase family protein: MKITKELISSAEGQNIYLVSITNDNNFSVTFSNFGGYIHQVLIPYENNPELTEDVILGYEDPLGCITDRSFFNVITGRVCNRMKDAEFTLNNKKYKLNNNNGNNHLHGGSTGFNKRLWTIDSIDENKDEVIVSMSYLSSHLEEKYPGNLSCTTQYKFNSKNEFSICYSATTDEDTIVNITNHNYWNFHGHNDYYGKILDHSAQIYGNQVCEVDSDLIPNGNLLNVANTKYDFIESNPISKELIDQGGIDINYVVNNEKEMKPVARVWSNLTGMGVQYSSDQPGLQFYTGGNMHPEYQGKNHRTYGKNYGLCMETQFFPDAINQDNFESPILKVGETYTSNTIIKLSNNY; encoded by the coding sequence ATGAAAATAACTAAAGAATTAATTTCTAGTGCTGAAGGTCAGAATATTTATCTTGTTAGTATTACAAATGATAATAATTTCAGTGTTACATTTTCAAATTTCGGCGGCTATATCCATCAAGTTTTAATCCCTTATGAAAATAATCCAGAATTAACTGAGGATGTAATTCTTGGCTATGAAGATCCTTTGGGTTGCATAACGGATAGAAGCTTTTTCAATGTAATTACTGGAAGAGTCTGCAATCGAATGAAGGATGCTGAATTTACACTTAACAATAAAAAATATAAATTAAATAATAACAATGGAAATAATCATCTTCATGGAGGAAGCACTGGCTTTAATAAGAGGCTTTGGACGATAGATTCAATTGATGAGAATAAAGACGAAGTCATCGTATCAATGTCCTATCTATCTTCACATCTAGAAGAAAAATATCCTGGTAATTTATCCTGTACTACTCAATATAAGTTCAATAGCAAGAACGAATTTTCAATTTGTTATTCAGCAACGACAGATGAAGACACTATTGTCAACATTACAAATCATAACTATTGGAACTTTCATGGTCACAATGATTATTATGGAAAAATTCTTGATCATAGTGCTCAGATTTATGGAAATCAGGTTTGCGAGGTAGATTCTGATTTGATACCGAATGGCAATCTCTTAAATGTTGCTAATACCAAATATGATTTCATAGAAAGCAACCCTATTTCGAAAGAGCTCATAGATCAAGGCGGTATTGATATTAACTATGTTGTAAATAACGAAAAAGAAATGAAGCCAGTGGCAAGAGTGTGGAGTAATCTAACAGGGATGGGAGTTCAGTACTCTAGTGACCAGCCTGGACTTCAGTTTTATACGGGTGGCAACATGCATCCGGAGTACCAAGGGAAGAATCATAGAACTTATGGAAAAAATTATGGTCTTTGTATGGAAACTCAATTTTTTCCTGATGCAATCAATCAGGATAATTTTGAGAGCCCAATTTTAAAAGTGGGCGAAACCTACACTTCAAATACTATAATTAAACTTTCAAATAATTATTAG
- a CDS encoding helix-turn-helix domain-containing protein: MRTTFQNCNYNVALTARQLGLSRNTIYLHTKNS, from the coding sequence ATCAGAACAACCTTTCAAAACTGTAATTACAATGTTGCTTTAACGGCTCGTCAGCTTGGCCTGTCAAGAAATACGATATATTTGCATACTAAGAATTCCTAA
- a CDS encoding GMC family oxidoreductase: MSTFDYIIIGAGSAGCVLANRLSENPENTVCLIEGGGSDKSPWVKIPAGLSMAIDHKKLDYNYKTTPQKHLNDRLIKVNRGRCLGGSSSINGMIYIRGNKNDYDNWERLGCKGWSYNDVLPIFKKLENDQTGGDPTYHSMDGEWPVVIQQEINKTAQRFIHSGNHIGLAYNTDFNGASQLGLGDYKVTQDKGTRVNSYRAFIKPIVSRTNLTIMTHARAQSIEIEGDTAKSLKIQVNGVDKELHCNKEIVLSAGAIESPRILLSSGIGNKKELEAEGIRCQHNVPGVGENLQDHLDTMVTVRSKKAESIGISWRSLLPKVITSPFNFLLRRMGWWTSNYVEVGGFANTKLGQPDYPDVQFHFTPIYRSHRGRKFEFGHGYSLFTCLLRPHSRGSLKIKKDGDMHKALIDHNFLSDTRDEVTIVEAIKKAREVLSSEEFDEVRGEEMAPGKSIQSDEDLLAYIRKTAVTVYHPVGTCKMGTDDLSVVSPGDLKVKGMSNLRVIDASVMPSIVSGNTSAPTMMIAERGARMILEKE, translated from the coding sequence TTGTCCACGTTTGATTATATTATCATTGGTGCAGGTTCTGCTGGATGCGTATTAGCCAATCGTCTGAGTGAGAACCCTGAAAATACTGTTTGTCTTATTGAGGGCGGTGGCAGTGACAAGAGTCCATGGGTCAAAATCCCAGCCGGTCTTTCCATGGCCATTGACCATAAAAAACTTGATTATAACTATAAGACCACTCCCCAAAAACATTTGAATGACCGATTAATAAAGGTCAATCGAGGTAGGTGTCTTGGAGGATCGAGCTCCATTAATGGCATGATCTATATCCGTGGCAATAAGAATGATTATGACAATTGGGAGAGACTAGGATGCAAGGGCTGGTCTTATAATGATGTTTTGCCAATCTTTAAAAAACTTGAGAACGATCAAACAGGGGGAGACCCTACTTACCATTCGATGGATGGAGAGTGGCCAGTTGTTATTCAACAAGAGATCAATAAAACGGCCCAACGCTTTATCCATTCGGGAAATCATATAGGACTTGCATATAACACAGACTTTAATGGTGCCTCTCAGTTAGGTCTGGGTGATTACAAGGTTACTCAGGATAAAGGCACTCGAGTGAACTCGTATAGAGCCTTTATTAAGCCTATTGTTTCGAGGACCAATCTAACCATAATGACTCACGCCAGAGCCCAATCAATTGAGATTGAAGGTGATACTGCTAAATCTTTGAAGATTCAAGTGAATGGTGTTGATAAAGAATTACATTGCAATAAAGAGATTGTGCTGTCTGCTGGTGCCATTGAGTCACCAAGGATACTTTTATCCTCAGGGATAGGGAATAAGAAGGAGCTTGAAGCCGAAGGGATTAGATGTCAACACAATGTTCCAGGAGTTGGTGAGAATCTTCAAGATCACCTCGACACTATGGTCACAGTTCGATCAAAAAAAGCAGAGTCAATTGGGATTTCTTGGAGGTCTCTGTTGCCAAAAGTCATTACCTCTCCATTCAATTTTCTTCTGAGGAGGATGGGCTGGTGGACGAGTAATTATGTTGAAGTTGGAGGTTTTGCAAACACAAAACTTGGCCAACCTGATTATCCCGACGTTCAGTTTCACTTCACGCCTATATACCGGAGTCATCGAGGCAGAAAGTTTGAGTTTGGGCATGGATACTCACTCTTTACATGTTTATTAAGACCCCACAGTAGAGGATCATTAAAAATTAAGAAGGATGGAGACATGCACAAAGCGCTGATTGACCACAATTTTTTATCTGATACCAGGGATGAGGTAACCATTGTTGAGGCAATTAAAAAAGCGAGAGAGGTTTTATCATCTGAAGAGTTTGACGAGGTTCGAGGAGAGGAGATGGCTCCAGGAAAATCTATCCAATCTGATGAGGATCTATTGGCATATATTCGTAAGACTGCAGTTACCGTCTATCATCCTGTAGGGACCTGCAAAATGGGTACTGACGATCTATCAGTCGTTTCACCAGGTGATTTAAAAGTAAAAGGTATGAGTAACCTTAGAGTGATTGACGCCTCAGTCATGCCAAGCATTGTTAGTGGTAATACCTCTGCCCCAACGATGATGATTGCTGAGCGAGGAGCTAGAATGATATTAGAAAAGGAATAA
- a CDS encoding alcohol dehydrogenase family protein yields the protein MSAVLTTGHGGYEVLEYRNDIEVPIPNSDQVLIKVLGAGINNTDINTRTAWYSKSVKGETNASNSQGEDGDGSWSGEPLEFPIIQGADCYGEIVAVGDNIDAGRIGERVLVRTMQQYAVDYRPYECWTMGSECDGAFAQYMVAFSDESFKIESNWSNAELASIPCAYSTAENLLERSGVKQGEIVLITGASGGVGSAAIQLAKRRGASVVAISSKSKLDLVKEIGANTVVNREDKLTDSIENESIDVVIDLVAGERWGDLLDVLKKGGRYAAAGAIAGPLVELDVRTLYLKDLVLIGCTFQDRKVFENLIGYIERNEITPLVSKTYPLKDIITAQKDFVSKKYVGKLVLLPK from the coding sequence ATGAGCGCAGTTTTGACAACTGGCCATGGTGGTTATGAGGTGCTTGAGTACCGAAATGACATTGAAGTCCCCATCCCTAATTCAGATCAAGTTTTGATTAAGGTTTTAGGGGCAGGTATCAATAATACCGATATTAACACCCGAACTGCTTGGTATTCAAAGTCAGTCAAAGGCGAAACCAATGCTAGTAATTCCCAAGGGGAAGATGGCGATGGAAGTTGGTCTGGTGAGCCTTTAGAATTTCCAATCATACAGGGCGCAGACTGCTATGGAGAAATCGTTGCTGTTGGAGATAATATTGATGCTGGTCGAATTGGTGAGCGAGTATTAGTTAGAACAATGCAGCAGTATGCAGTAGATTATAGGCCCTATGAGTGCTGGACAATGGGCTCAGAGTGCGATGGGGCTTTTGCTCAGTATATGGTCGCTTTTAGTGATGAAAGTTTCAAGATTGAAAGTAATTGGTCGAACGCAGAACTGGCATCCATTCCCTGTGCATACTCGACAGCAGAAAACCTACTGGAACGTTCAGGTGTTAAACAGGGTGAAATTGTTCTTATAACTGGAGCTTCTGGAGGTGTTGGATCAGCTGCTATTCAGCTAGCTAAGAGACGAGGTGCTAGCGTTGTTGCAATTTCAAGTAAATCAAAGTTAGATTTAGTTAAAGAGATTGGTGCAAATACAGTTGTTAATAGAGAGGATAAATTAACAGACTCTATAGAAAATGAGAGTATTGATGTGGTAATTGATCTGGTTGCAGGGGAGCGCTGGGGAGACTTGCTGGATGTATTAAAAAAAGGTGGGAGGTATGCAGCAGCTGGAGCTATCGCAGGACCACTTGTTGAACTTGATGTTAGAACACTTTACCTAAAAGACTTGGTTTTAATAGGATGTACTTTTCAAGATCGAAAAGTTTTTGAAAATTTAATTGGATATATTGAAAGAAACGAAATAACTCCTCTCGTTTCGAAGACCTATCCTTTAAAAGATATTATTACTGCTCAAAAAGACTTTGTATCAAAGAAGTATGTGGGTAAGTTGGTTCTTTTGCCCAAATAA
- a CDS encoding ester cyclase, with protein MTTNFQNEKNLIRDYYKALDSANGNDITKVLQNYISEDYIWRGFHPFNEISDAKEVSEIFWQPFRHAFKNIQRRMDIFIAGKNQIDGFESVWVISMGNLMGLFDNEWLGIQPSRKMAFLRYCEFNRVENGKITETAMFFDIPHVMLQVGLNPFPPQTGAHLVQPGPMTHEGLLYEEQNMEEGEKTLASINFMIEDIKGWKHTGKISLVDELRASWNENMIWWGPAGIGSSYTIERYAEQHSGPFRASFKDRISNGHLCKLAEGNFGGFFGWPNLTLTPTGGFMGMPASEKPGDMRVIDMYRREGDKLSENWIFIDLLHFWNQQGVDILDRIKKTPRT; from the coding sequence ATGACTACAAATTTTCAAAACGAAAAAAACTTAATTCGTGATTATTACAAAGCACTAGATTCTGCGAATGGTAATGATATTACAAAAGTTTTACAAAACTATATTAGTGAGGATTATATTTGGAGAGGTTTCCATCCTTTTAATGAGATTTCGGATGCCAAGGAGGTTTCTGAAATTTTCTGGCAGCCATTTCGTCATGCATTTAAAAATATTCAAAGACGTATGGATATTTTCATTGCAGGAAAAAATCAAATTGACGGATTTGAATCTGTCTGGGTAATTTCTATGGGAAATCTTATGGGTCTATTTGATAATGAATGGCTTGGAATTCAGCCCTCGAGAAAAATGGCCTTCCTTCGTTACTGTGAGTTTAATAGAGTTGAAAATGGAAAAATTACTGAAACTGCAATGTTTTTTGATATTCCACATGTCATGCTGCAGGTTGGATTAAACCCCTTTCCACCTCAAACAGGTGCCCATCTTGTTCAGCCAGGACCGATGACTCATGAGGGTTTGTTGTACGAAGAGCAAAATATGGAAGAAGGTGAAAAGACACTAGCTTCAATAAACTTTATGATTGAAGATATTAAAGGTTGGAAGCACACAGGAAAAATATCATTAGTTGATGAGCTTAGAGCTAGCTGGAACGAAAATATGATTTGGTGGGGTCCTGCTGGTATTGGCTCAAGTTATACAATTGAAAGGTATGCTGAGCAGCACTCTGGTCCATTTAGGGCTAGTTTTAAGGATCGAATCTCTAATGGCCATCTTTGTAAACTTGCGGAAGGAAATTTTGGAGGTTTTTTTGGATGGCCTAACCTTACTCTAACTCCTACAGGTGGTTTTATGGGAATGCCTGCTTCGGAAAAACCTGGAGATATGAGGGTCATAGATATGTATCGTCGTGAAGGAGATAAACTCTCTGAAAATTGGATTTTCATTGATCTCTTGCATTTTTGGAATCAACAGGGTGTTGATATTTTAGATCGAATCAAAAAGACTCCAAGAACTTAA
- a CDS encoding M24 family metallopeptidase encodes MSFTSAKRHHAKIGSHLKGEEDIYSLNKHALGPGELAESEWLEAGLANPDMTKIREYRLKRVREKLVEFDCAGILLYDPLNIRYATDSTNMSLWTSHNAARYALVMTDGPVIIFEFDAHDFLSNHNPLITEVRHAVTYLYFTAGDKSKERAKIWASEIVDIVREYGKGNKKLALDHCAPEGIHELQSNGLELANGEEVMELARLIKSDDEMKAMRRSIFSCEKSMELMRNHFKPGITEQELWSRFQMEAVSRGAEWIETRLLASGPRANPWYQECSSRPILSGELMGFDTDLVGSYGYCTDMSRTWLCGDEKATDEQKEIYTMGYEQIQNNMKLLKPGVTFKELTLNAKEYSKQEFRHYSVLFHGVGLCDEFPAIPFSWELNENSFDGVLQPGMVLCVETYVGRFSGGPGVKLEEQVLVTEGGHELLTNYPFETELLI; translated from the coding sequence ATGAGTTTTACATCAGCTAAAAGACACCATGCAAAAATAGGCTCTCACCTAAAAGGTGAAGAGGATATCTATAGTCTAAATAAACATGCATTAGGCCCCGGAGAGCTTGCTGAGTCTGAATGGCTAGAGGCTGGTTTGGCAAACCCAGATATGACAAAAATTAGGGAATATCGACTCAAAAGAGTTCGAGAAAAACTCGTTGAATTTGACTGTGCCGGTATTCTTCTCTACGATCCATTAAATATTCGTTACGCAACAGACAGTACAAATATGTCTTTGTGGACCTCCCATAACGCTGCTCGTTACGCGCTTGTAATGACGGATGGTCCTGTCATTATTTTTGAGTTTGATGCCCATGATTTTCTATCAAACCACAATCCTTTAATTACTGAAGTCAGACATGCAGTCACCTATTTATACTTTACGGCTGGAGACAAGAGTAAAGAGAGAGCCAAGATATGGGCGTCTGAAATTGTTGATATAGTTAGAGAATACGGTAAAGGAAACAAAAAACTAGCGCTTGATCATTGTGCGCCAGAGGGAATTCATGAACTTCAGTCAAATGGACTTGAGCTTGCTAATGGTGAAGAGGTTATGGAGCTCGCAAGGCTTATTAAGTCTGATGATGAGATGAAGGCGATGAGGCGATCTATCTTTTCATGTGAAAAATCAATGGAGCTGATGCGCAATCACTTTAAGCCAGGCATAACTGAGCAAGAGCTCTGGAGTCGCTTCCAAATGGAGGCCGTTTCCAGGGGAGCAGAGTGGATTGAAACGAGACTACTTGCCTCAGGTCCCAGAGCAAATCCATGGTATCAGGAGTGCTCATCACGACCCATACTAAGCGGTGAGTTAATGGGTTTTGATACGGACCTGGTTGGCTCTTATGGATACTGTACTGATATGTCTAGGACATGGTTGTGCGGCGATGAGAAGGCGACTGATGAACAAAAAGAAATCTACACCATGGGCTATGAACAAATTCAAAATAATATGAAGTTGTTAAAACCAGGCGTAACCTTTAAAGAGTTAACACTTAATGCTAAGGAGTACTCGAAGCAGGAGTTTCGACATTACTCGGTCCTTTTCCACGGCGTAGGTTTGTGTGATGAGTTCCCTGCTATACCTTTTAGCTGGGAGCTAAATGAGAATAGTTTTGATGGGGTTCTTCAACCGGGGATGGTGCTGTGCGTAGAAACCTATGTCGGTAGATTTAGTGGAGGGCCTGGCGTTAAACTCGAAGAACAAGTATTAGTGACTGAAGGTGGCCATGAATTGTTAACAAATTATCCATTTGAAACGGAATTGTTAATCTAG